AGTTCCGCGAAGCCGACGGTCCGGGCCAGCATGGCCGCGCACCGCTCGCGGTCGGTGCCGAGCACCGCCATCGAATGCCCGGTGGGCGCGTTGTCGCGGACCGCGAGGGCGCGCCGCGTGACCAGCCGCAGCCCGTCGGCGAGGCCGACGGTGCCCGCGGCGACCGCCGCGGCGATCTCACCCTGGCTGTGCCCGACGTGGATCCGCGGCTCGATGCCGGCTGCCCGCCACATCGCGGCCAGGCCGAGCGCCTGCATGAAGATCGCGGGCTGGACCACCTCGACGGGGACGGGCCGGCCGCCCTGCTCCCACTCGCCGGTGCCGAGCAGGTAGTCGCGGGCCGACGAGCCGAAGACCTCCAGCGCGATCGCGTGGATCTTCTCGACCGTGTCGCGGTACACCGCGGACTCGCGGTGGAACAGCGCGCCCATGCCCCGGCGCTGGCTGCCCTGGCCCGGGAAGACGAACGCCGGCGCGCCCGCGGCGGCGACGCCCGTGTGCAGGCCGGGAACGGCGGTACCGACCGGGCGCACCGGGTCCGCTGCCAGCGCGTCGAGGGCGGTGACGAGCTCGCCGCGGTCGTCGGTGTGCACGATCGCGCGGTGCCGCCGCAGGTCGCGCGTCGCGACCAGCGCCGCGGCGACGGCGGGCAGCGGTACCTGCGGGTGCTCGGTGAGGTAGCGGCGGAGCTGCGCGGCGGCGGCGGCGAGGGAATCGGCACCGTCGGCGCTGAGCACGAAGGCCGGGAGGCCGTCCGGGAGCAGGGGTGCACCGTCGATCCGGGGACGGAGCCCCGGCGTCGAACCGGACCGGGAGAGGGTCGGGGAACTCATTGCGTGCCTCCCGCGGTGATGAGGGCGTGGGCGTTGGAGCCCGCCACGCCGAACGAGGAGACCGCGGCGATGCGGCGGCCGTCGGCGGCGGGGCGGAAGGGCTGCGCGGCGTGCGGCAGCGCCAGCGCGCCCGCGCCCCAGTCGTGCCGCGGGGTCGGGGGATCGGCGTGCAGGGTGGCGGCGACCACGCCCGCGCGGGCGCACAGCACCGCCTTGGCCAGCCCGAGGACGCCGGCCGCGGCCTGCGTGTGCCCGGTCGCCGACTTGATCGATCCCAGCCAGCAGACCCCGGCGCGGCCGTACGCGGTGGCGAGGGCGGCCAGTTCCGCCGGATCCCCGAGCGGCGTGCCCGTGCCGTGGCCCTCGACCATGCCCACGTCGTCCGGGTCTACGCCCGCGACGGCGAGGGTGTCGGCCACGAGCGCGGTCTGCGCCGCCTCGCTGGGCACCACGATCGGGCCGCCGCCGCCGTTGTGCGAGACCCGGGTCGCCAGCACCTCCGCCAGCACCGGGCGCCCGGCCGCCGCGGCGTGCGCCGCGGTCTCCACGACCAGCACCCCCGCGCCCTCACCCCAGACGGTGCCGGCCGCGCCGGCTCCGTAGGCGTGCAGCACGCCGTCGGGGGCGAGCGCGTGGTTCTTGGAGAACTCGTAGAAGGCGGCGGGCGAGCCCATCACGCAGACGCCGCCGACGAGGGCGAGCTCGCAGTCGCCCGAGCGCAAGCCGGCGATCGCCACGTGCAGCGCCGTCAGCGAGGACGCGCAGGCGGCGTCCACGGTCATCGCGGGGCCGACGGTGCCCAGATGATGCGCGATCCGCCCGGCGACGGCGCCGAGCGCGGCCCCGGCGACCCGGTGCCCGGCGTACTCGTTGACCTCGGCCGGGGACGGGCCGTACTCCATCGCCGATGCGCCGAGGTAGCAGCCCGTCCGGGTGCCGTGCAGCGACCGCGGTGCGATGCCCGCGTGCGCCAGCGCCCGGTGCGCGACCCGCAGTGCGACCCGCTGCTGCGGGTCCATCGCGATCGCCTCCCGCGGGCTCAGCCCGAAGAACGCCGGATCGAACTCCGCGGCCGCGTCGAGGAACCCACCGCGGTCGGGGACCCGCTGGTAACCGCGCCGCTCGTGCAGCGCGAAGATCTCGCCCAGGTCCCAGCCACGATCCCGGGGGAAATGACCGGTGAGGTCCTCACCGGTCTCCAGGGCGTCCCACAGCTGCTCGACGGTCTCGACGCCGCCGGGCGCCTCGAGCCCGATGCCGGTGATGACGATCCGGTCGGCCGCGGTCGGCGCGCTCACGCGCGGACTCCGGACGGGGCGAGAAGCCGGACCACCGCGGGGATCTGGGCGTCGACGAAGAAGTGCCCGCCGGGCAGCAACTGCACCGCGGCACCCGCGGTGGTGTGCGCGGACCACTGATGCAGGTGCGCGGGCGGGACCGCCGGGTCGTCGAGGCCGCCGAGTGCGGTCACGGGAGCATCGACGGTGACTCCCGCCCCGCACGTGTACGCGTCGAACGCCGCGAAGTCGGCGCGCATGGCGGGCAGCGCCATCCGGGCGATGGCGCTCTCGGCGAGCACGGCCGGATCGCTGCCGTCGAGCAGCGCGGCGCGGGCGAGCAGGGCCTCGTCGGTCGACGGGTGCGGGGGCAGCTCCGCGATGCGGCTCGGGGCCACGCCCGCGGAGGGGACCAGGTGCGCGACGGTGATGCCGGCGGCCTCCAGCGCCCGGACGGCCTCGAAGGCGACGATCGCGCCCATGCTGTGCCCGAACAGGGTGAGCGGGCCGCCGTCGAGCTGCGGTCGCAGGTCGGCGACGGCGCCCTGGGCGAGCCCGGAGAGCGAACCGGGGTGGGGTTCGGCGGCGCGGTCCTGCCGTCCCGGGTACTGCACGATCAGGACGCGGGCGCCTGCCTCGGTGAGTGCGGCGGACAGGAGTCGGTACGCGGAGGCGCCGCCCCCGGCGTGCGGGAAGAGGACCACCGTGCGGGCCGATTCCGGTCCGGCGGGATGGAACTGACGTACCCAGCCGCGGTTCGTGCTCATCGTCTGGCCTCCTGGATCTCGCTGCCCGGATGGGCGACTATACTCACCGAAATAAGGTGAGGATATCTTACTTCGTAAGGGGTTCTGTGGCCGAATCAGACAGCAGCACACGGACTCTGCCCCGCCAGCGTCCGGACCCCTCGCCGGCGCACGCCGCCGTGCCGGGCCCGGTCGTGCCGGTGCTGCACGGCCGGTTCGGGCTGCGCGTCGTCGATCCGGAGGGCACCGATCCGCAGCTGATCGCGCGCTGGATGGCACTGCCGCACCTGGTGGCCACCTGGGAGCAGCCCTGGTCCGCGGCACAGTGGGCCGAGGACGCCCGGCTGCGCCTGCGCGGGGACTACTCGGTGCCGGTGATCTTCACCGTCGACGGCGCCGACGCCGGCTACGTCGAGCTGTACCGCGTCACGCGCGACGAAGTGGGCGGCACCTACGACGCCCACCCGCACGACATGGGCTTTCACATCGCCACCGGCGAGACTGGTCTCATCGGCCGCGGCGTGATCACCGCGTTCATCACCGAACTCGCCGACGGGGTGCTCACCGCCGAGCCGCAGTGCCGCCGCATGGTGGGCGACCCGGCGGTCGACAACGCGCGGATCCACCGCGCGCTCACCAAGGCCGGATTCGTCCACCGCGACACCGTCGATGTGCGGCCCGGACGGCGGATCAGCCTGTTCATCCGGTCGCGACCGGACGACTGACGGTGGCGCCCGGCACCGCTCCGCCCGCTGCCCGGCCCGCTCCCGCCGCCCCGTGCGAGCTCGCGCCGGAGACGGTGCCGAGCACGCGGTCGGACAACTCGCCCAGGCAGCTGAGGTTGGCGAAGCCCGGCCCCTGCGCGAAGCCCGCGAGCGTCGGCAGGTGCAGCTTCTGGGTCACCCCGGACACCGCCAGGTCGTACCCCATCGCGGACTCCACCCGGGCCGTGCTCACGGGGCCGCCGACGGCCGATTCCAGGAGGTCCTGCGCCGCCGGGTCGAGGAGCGATCGGAACCACAGCGGATCGCCGCCGGTGGCGTCGACCACGAGGTCGTAGGCGGGCGGCGTGTACGGCGCGGTGGCCCGCAGGCACAGCTCGATGCCGCCGCCGGCGGCACCGTCGGGCCCGACGCGCCGCAGGCCGACGACGCGGCCCGGCACGTGGTGCACGCGGTTCTCGGCCAGCAGCGCCTCCTGCACCCGGGCGGAGAAGACGCCCCGGTCGGTCCGCCGGATCACGTCGCGGCGCTCCTGCTCGCCGAGCATCGCCCACCGCGACGGATCGCTGTAGAGCGCGTTCTCGAAGTAGCTCTCGCCCCGGGTGAAGAGCGTCGGGGTGGGGGAAACCACGGTGATCGCGAAGACGTCGTGCCGCACCAGCTCGTCCAGCGCCGAGGCCGCGGTCTCGCCACCGCCGATCACCGCCACCCGCGCCCCCGGCGGGAGCGCGCGCGCCGCAGCGGCCGCCCAGAAGTCCGCCACCGACAGCACCGCGGGATCCACGAGCAGGGCCCGGCCGCTCGACCCCGGGCCGGTGATCATCACCCGCGTCGCGGCCCGCCGCTCGCCCGAGGCCAGCCCGACGGACCAGCCGTCACCGTCCGGCGAGAGCGCGACGACGGTGTCCCGCACCGGCTCCATCCCGACGCGCTCGGCCACCCAGGCCAGGTACGCCGCCCACTCCGTATGCGTCGGCGCGGGCCCGCCGCGGTCCACCCAGTCGGCGTACGCACCGCGATCGGTCAGGTGCGCGGTCCACGACAGCAGCAGCATGCCGCGATCCACCTCGGCATCCACGGCACCGCCGCCCCCGCCCGCGATACGGCTGCGGTACGGGTAGCCCACGTCCTTGAGCGGGCTGGTCCCGAGCCGGTGCGCACCGTCGGTCCAGCCGCCCGCGGCCCGCCAGTTCCCGGCGACCCCGAGGGGATCGACGACGGTGATCGACGGCGCCGGCAGTCCGTTCGCCCGCAGCACCGCCGCCTTGGCCGCGACGGCGACCGCCTTCGGTCCCGCGCCGACGATGAGCAGATCCGTCATGCCCGGTCCCCCTCGGGGGTGTCGGAGGCAGCGGCCTCGGCGGTCTCGGCCGCGATGAGTTCGGCCAGTTCGTCGGCGCCGAGAGCGGACACCTCGAGATAGACCTCGGCGACCGCGTCGAGGCGGGCGGGATCGTCGTGTTCCGCGACGGCCGTCGCGATCCCGGCGACGGTGCGCCCCGCGAAGACCTGCGCGATCGTCATCGCGGGCGCGTCCAGCCAGTCCCGGATCGCGGCCACCAGCGCGGTCGCCTGCACCGAATCGCCGCCGAGCGCGAAGAAGTCGTCGTCCACCCCCGGCGGGTCCGCGGGGTCGGCACCGATCACCTCGATCACCAGGGCGAGCAGTGCGCGTTCCAGCGCCGACCCGGGGGCCCGAGCGGGGGCGCGCTCGGCATCACCCGCGAGGAGCGCGCCGATCGCCGCGCGATCGGTCTTGCCGTTGCCGGTCAGGGGGAAGGCGTCGAGCACGCGCACCCGCGCCGGCACCATGTAGCCGGGCACGGCCGCCGCGACGACCGCGAGCACCGCGGCCGGGTCGAGCTCCGCGGGAGAATCGCCGGTCACCGCCGCGACCAGCTGCGCCCGGTGCGCCTCGCCCACCACGCGGACGATCGCACCGTCGACCCCGGGAGCCGAGCGCAGCGCCGACTCGACCTCGCCGAGCTCCACCCGGTGGCCGCGCACCTTGACCTGATTGTCGGCGCGTCCGAGGAAATCGATCCCGCCGTCCCCGTCGTAGCGTCCGCGGTCGCCCGTGCGGTACCAGCGGACACCGTCGACCTCCACGAACCGGTCCGCGGTGCGCTCCGGGTCCCCGCGGTAGCCGAGCGCGACGGAACGGCCGCCGATCCACAGCTCGCCGGGCACGTGATCGGGCCGGTCGCGGCTGGCACCGTCGACCACGCGGCACCGCACATTGCGCAACGGGCGCCCGTAGGGCACGCAGTCCCAGTGTGCCGGCGCGGGCCCGGTGACCTCGCGGACGGTCGAGTGGATCGCGGCCTCGGTAGCGCCGCCGAGGCCTGCGAACCGGGCCGCGGGCGCGACGGCGCGGGTGCGCTCGATCAGGTCGACGCACACCCTGTCGCCACCGAGCAGCACGGCGCGCAACGCGGGCACGCCGGTGGCGCTCCCGTGGGCGCGGGCCAGCAGCAGGTCCAGCACCGCCGGTACCGCATTGACGACGGTGACCGCGTGCCGGACCGTCAGGTCCAGCCACGCGGCGGGGTCGGCCTTGGCCTCCTCGGCCATCACCACCACGGCGCCGCCCACCGACAGCGGGGCGAACAGGTCGAAGACCGACAGGTCGAATTCGAGCGCGGACACCCCGAGGGTGCGGTCGGCGGGGCC
The Tsukamurella paurometabola DSM 20162 genome window above contains:
- a CDS encoding thioesterase II family protein — translated: MSTNRGWVRQFHPAGPESARTVVLFPHAGGGASAYRLLSAALTEAGARVLIVQYPGRQDRAAEPHPGSLSGLAQGAVADLRPQLDGGPLTLFGHSMGAIVAFEAVRALEAAGITVAHLVPSAGVAPSRIAELPPHPSTDEALLARAALLDGSDPAVLAESAIARMALPAMRADFAAFDAYTCGAGVTVDAPVTALGGLDDPAVPPAHLHQWSAHTTAGAAVQLLPGGHFFVDAQIPAVVRLLAPSGVRA
- a CDS encoding GNAT family N-acetyltransferase, encoding MAESDSSTRTLPRQRPDPSPAHAAVPGPVVPVLHGRFGLRVVDPEGTDPQLIARWMALPHLVATWEQPWSAAQWAEDARLRLRGDYSVPVIFTVDGADAGYVELYRVTRDEVGGTYDAHPHDMGFHIATGETGLIGRGVITAFITELADGVLTAEPQCRRMVGDPAVDNARIHRALTKAGFVHRDTVDVRPGRRISLFIRSRPDD
- a CDS encoding polyketide synthase, which produces MSAPTAADRIVITGIGLEAPGGVETVEQLWDALETGEDLTGHFPRDRGWDLGEIFALHERRGYQRVPDRGGFLDAAAEFDPAFFGLSPREAIAMDPQQRVALRVAHRALAHAGIAPRSLHGTRTGCYLGASAMEYGPSPAEVNEYAGHRVAGAALGAVAGRIAHHLGTVGPAMTVDAACASSLTALHVAIAGLRSGDCELALVGGVCVMGSPAAFYEFSKNHALAPDGVLHAYGAGAAGTVWGEGAGVLVVETAAHAAAAGRPVLAEVLATRVSHNGGGGPIVVPSEAAQTALVADTLAVAGVDPDDVGMVEGHGTGTPLGDPAELAALATAYGRAGVCWLGSIKSATGHTQAAAGVLGLAKAVLCARAGVVAATLHADPPTPRHDWGAGALALPHAAQPFRPAADGRRIAAVSSFGVAGSNAHALITAGGTQ
- a CDS encoding SidA/IucD/PvdA family monooxygenase, with the protein product MTDLLIVGAGPKAVAVAAKAAVLRANGLPAPSITVVDPLGVAGNWRAAGGWTDGAHRLGTSPLKDVGYPYRSRIAGGGGGAVDAEVDRGMLLLSWTAHLTDRGAYADWVDRGGPAPTHTEWAAYLAWVAERVGMEPVRDTVVALSPDGDGWSVGLASGERRAATRVMITGPGSSGRALLVDPAVLSVADFWAAAAARALPPGARVAVIGGGETAASALDELVRHDVFAITVVSPTPTLFTRGESYFENALYSDPSRWAMLGEQERRDVIRRTDRGVFSARVQEALLAENRVHHVPGRVVGLRRVGPDGAAGGGIELCLRATAPYTPPAYDLVVDATGGDPLWFRSLLDPAAQDLLESAVGGPVSTARVESAMGYDLAVSGVTQKLHLPTLAGFAQGPGFANLSCLGELSDRVLGTVSGASSHGAAGAGRAAGGAVPGATVSRPVATG